In Aquiflexum balticum DSM 16537, a single genomic region encodes these proteins:
- a CDS encoding SusC/RagA family TonB-linked outer membrane protein has translation MKHFTKLISMLATVGLIGAGPTISVWAANSGPNESGSNSLISESFARDFDRTIGGVVTSADDGFPMPGVSILLKGTTRGTATDIDGAFSITVPDEGAVLVFSFIGFKTQEVAVTNASVINLSMELDLTAMQEVVVVGYGTMRKGDITSAVAQVKPEEFITGAVRNAGELLRGKVAGLAISTPTGDPAAGPEISLRGITSVFGSSEPLVLIDGYPGSLNVISPMDIESVEVLKDASAAAIYGARGKNGVILITTKQGKSGKPTVEYSNFMSTSNFVRTADFMSASDMRGFIDQGLIDSSNDLGGDTDWLGEITRDIPFNHFHNVSLRGGTEQTKYVANMSYQNELGAFYGSGNEEFKFRMDLTQFFVNNKVKVNMNVLRGIQNIDARFNGWTYRQALIRNPTDRVFNDDGRYQERPEQFQYENPLALINEQDYKNVNDWTWLTGSASYFPVPELELKVVGSQHRTKNDFGSYQGRNHISTIRDNRNGVANVSNSQTVENFLDLTADYQKIIGDHRVHGMIGYSYIDWTNTGMAISNFNFPSDVFSFRNIQQGTALREGLPGTFANSSFSDWKLIGFFARAGYGFKDKYNFLGSLRYEGSSRFGTNQKWGLFPAISAGWTISNEGFLKSSSTVDFLKFRVGYGETGSVSTNPYESLTRYAYSPTQFYFDGQNWVSVLNPVANPNPNLGWETNIEYNIGFDFNLWKNKLSGSIDYYDRTLQNLVYSYPVPVPPNLVGTTLANAAAMRNSGMEVTFNSDLIRKDKIEWKANVNFSMNTNELTSLSSEEFQLRNNFFFTGGTGDPIQLSTHKVEEGQPIGSFFGFKSVGVVNDSSDPTRNGTWLIEGQDGEVKSILDANPDDRQILGNGMPRYFLNFNNYIRIDKFDINVTMRGAFDYQILNFQRMFYENPGIVYNRLNSSFDPIDGQILRSPQSYVSHYIENGDFWKIDNVSVGYNFPTETSKFFTSARVYVAGSNLFTFTNYQGLDPEVPRSGLAPGNDGRDKFPTLRIFTIGTDLRF, from the coding sequence ATGAAACATTTTACCAAATTAATTAGCATGCTGGCAACAGTGGGGCTAATAGGGGCTGGGCCTACCATTTCAGTATGGGCGGCAAATTCAGGTCCAAATGAATCTGGTTCAAATTCCCTGATTAGCGAATCTTTTGCAAGGGATTTTGATAGAACAATAGGAGGAGTGGTTACTTCAGCTGATGATGGTTTCCCCATGCCAGGTGTCAGTATTCTTCTTAAAGGAACCACAAGAGGAACAGCAACGGATATTGATGGTGCATTTTCCATAACAGTGCCTGATGAGGGAGCCGTTTTGGTTTTCAGTTTTATCGGTTTCAAAACGCAAGAAGTTGCTGTGACCAATGCTTCGGTTATCAACTTGTCAATGGAACTTGATCTCACCGCCATGCAAGAGGTAGTAGTAGTGGGTTATGGTACCATGAGGAAAGGGGACATCACTTCAGCGGTTGCTCAGGTCAAACCTGAAGAATTTATCACAGGAGCTGTCAGAAATGCAGGAGAATTGCTCCGGGGTAAAGTAGCGGGATTAGCTATCAGTACTCCGACCGGGGATCCTGCTGCGGGGCCTGAAATTTCATTGAGAGGTATAACATCGGTATTTGGGTCCTCAGAGCCATTAGTTTTAATTGATGGATATCCAGGAAGTTTGAATGTTATTTCTCCGATGGATATTGAATCTGTCGAAGTCCTTAAAGATGCTTCTGCTGCTGCAATTTATGGAGCAAGAGGCAAGAACGGTGTTATTTTAATCACCACAAAACAGGGTAAATCAGGTAAGCCAACAGTTGAATATTCAAATTTTATGTCCACAAGTAATTTCGTGCGAACGGCTGATTTTATGTCCGCTTCAGACATGAGAGGATTTATCGATCAAGGATTAATTGACTCCTCCAATGATTTAGGGGGGGATACTGATTGGTTGGGAGAAATCACAAGGGATATCCCGTTCAACCACTTTCATAATGTTTCCTTAAGGGGTGGAACTGAACAGACCAAGTATGTAGCCAATATGAGTTATCAGAATGAGTTGGGCGCATTTTATGGTTCTGGAAATGAGGAGTTTAAGTTTAGAATGGATCTTACGCAATTTTTCGTCAATAACAAGGTCAAGGTAAACATGAATGTTTTACGAGGGATTCAGAATATTGACGCGAGATTTAATGGCTGGACCTACCGTCAGGCACTGATCAGAAATCCAACTGATAGGGTATTTAATGATGATGGCAGATACCAAGAAAGGCCAGAGCAGTTTCAGTATGAAAACCCTTTGGCCTTGATCAATGAGCAAGACTACAAAAATGTAAATGATTGGACTTGGTTGACAGGTTCGGCTTCTTATTTTCCTGTTCCAGAGCTTGAACTAAAAGTAGTTGGCTCCCAACACCGCACCAAAAATGATTTTGGGAGTTATCAGGGACGAAACCATATCTCCACCATCAGAGATAACAGAAATGGGGTTGCCAATGTGAGCAATTCTCAAACAGTCGAAAATTTCCTTGATTTAACAGCTGATTATCAAAAAATCATAGGTGACCATAGGGTTCATGGTATGATTGGTTACAGCTATATTGACTGGACCAATACTGGTATGGCAATCAGTAACTTTAATTTTCCATCAGATGTTTTCTCCTTCAGAAATATTCAACAGGGCACAGCTTTGAGAGAAGGATTACCTGGAACGTTTGCCAATTCTTCATTTTCAGATTGGAAGCTGATTGGATTTTTTGCCCGTGCAGGATATGGATTTAAGGATAAATATAATTTTCTGGGAAGCTTAAGATACGAAGGGTCTTCAAGATTTGGTACAAATCAAAAATGGGGGTTATTTCCTGCCATTTCAGCAGGCTGGACAATTAGTAATGAAGGCTTTCTAAAAAGCTCCTCGACAGTTGATTTCCTTAAGTTCAGGGTTGGTTATGGCGAGACAGGGTCAGTTTCTACCAACCCGTACGAATCGTTGACCAGATATGCTTATAGCCCAACCCAGTTTTATTTTGACGGACAGAATTGGGTGAGTGTTCTGAATCCGGTGGCAAACCCAAATCCTAATTTGGGGTGGGAAACCAACATCGAATATAACATCGGTTTTGATTTCAATCTTTGGAAAAATAAGCTTAGCGGCTCCATAGATTATTATGACAGAACCTTACAAAATTTGGTCTACAGTTACCCGGTACCTGTTCCACCTAATTTGGTTGGTACTACATTGGCAAATGCAGCCGCAATGCGGAATTCCGGAATGGAAGTCACATTTAATTCTGATCTTATCAGAAAAGATAAAATTGAATGGAAAGCAAATGTCAATTTCAGTATGAATACAAATGAATTGACTAGCTTATCCAGTGAGGAATTTCAATTAAGAAATAATTTCTTCTTCACAGGAGGCACAGGTGACCCTATTCAATTGAGTACGCATAAGGTAGAAGAGGGGCAACCAATCGGTTCGTTCTTCGGATTCAAAAGTGTGGGAGTCGTTAATGATTCCTCTGATCCAACCAGAAATGGAACTTGGTTGATTGAGGGTCAAGATGGAGAAGTCAAATCCATATTGGATGCCAATCCGGATGACAGACAGATTTTAGGAAACGGCATGCCCAGATACTTTCTTAATTTCAATAACTATATCAGGATTGATAAATTCGACATCAATGTCACTATGAGGGGAGCATTTGATTACCAGATTCTCAACTTCCAAAGGATGTTTTATGAAAACCCCGGAATCGTATATAACAGATTGAATTCTTCTTTTGATCCCATTGACGGGCAGATATTGAGGAGTCCTCAGTCTTATGTGAGTCATTACATTGAAAACGGTGATTTCTGGAAAATTGATAACGTTTCAGTTGGATATAATTTCCCTACAGAAACATCAAAGTTCTTCACAAGTGCAAGGGTATATGTTGCAGGTTCCAATTTATTTACCTTCACCAATTACCAAGGACTTGATCCTGAAGTACCAAGGTCTGGGCTTGCTCCCGGTAATGATGGGCGTGACAAATTCCCAACACTTAGGATTTTCACAATTGGAACAGATCTAAGATTTTAA
- a CDS encoding sodium:solute symporter family transporter: MNSGFSTLDYIVFILYGLTIVTIGLYVSRTKKGVQKTAQEYFLADKSLTWWAVGASLIAANISAEHFIGTSGSGFAIGLGIAAYEWIAAIALIIVAKYFLPVFLDKGIYTMPQFLSQRFNRGVSTAFAVFWLLVYVFVNLTSVSYLGALAMEKIMGVPLAYGIVGLLVFSGIYSIYGGLEAVAWTDVVQVFVLIAGGLLTTFLALEAVGDGNGIFAGFATIFKSGRDHFSMIIPQGQLMIPNGEGGFKDAYQDLPGIAVILGAMWLTNIGYWGFNQYIIQKGLAAKSINEAKKGLIFAGYLKILIPLLVVIPGIAAYVLINDFSPEKLSLMLNVPVEQIGTIDKSDEAYPWLLKNFVPAGFRGLAFAALAAAIVSSLASMINSTSTIFTMDIYRTYFNPNANNKQLVNTGRIVAIVALLIAMFIAPKLSTLDQVFQYIQEYTGYIYPGVVAVFCMGLFWRQITANAALWTAIATIPAGIVFKVLYPEMPFILRMGYVFIVLCFLASLISFSEKKTGINPNFGKNQGILIVGYVFMIFGLILAALGFILFEPYQYLGIESIFMLATLFIMLGIILFTNTRMKSSDEKAFEINPELFNTATPFNLGAAGIVLIVGMLYYFFWM, from the coding sequence ATGAATTCAGGTTTTTCAACATTAGACTATATTGTTTTTATACTTTATGGTCTCACCATTGTTACCATTGGACTCTATGTGTCAAGGACTAAAAAAGGAGTTCAAAAAACGGCACAGGAGTATTTCTTGGCTGATAAATCACTAACATGGTGGGCTGTAGGAGCTTCCCTAATTGCCGCAAATATTTCCGCGGAACATTTTATAGGCACTTCTGGATCCGGTTTTGCGATAGGCTTGGGAATCGCTGCTTATGAATGGATCGCAGCTATAGCATTGATAATCGTAGCTAAATATTTTCTCCCTGTTTTTCTGGACAAAGGAATTTATACCATGCCCCAATTCCTCAGTCAAAGATTTAACAGGGGAGTCAGCACCGCATTTGCGGTTTTTTGGTTGCTGGTTTATGTATTTGTTAACTTGACTTCCGTAAGCTATTTAGGTGCCTTGGCTATGGAAAAAATTATGGGGGTGCCTTTGGCTTATGGAATCGTTGGGCTGTTGGTTTTCTCTGGCATCTATTCAATCTATGGAGGATTAGAAGCTGTGGCCTGGACAGACGTAGTACAGGTATTCGTTTTGATAGCAGGTGGGTTGTTGACCACATTTCTTGCTCTGGAGGCCGTTGGCGATGGAAATGGAATATTTGCCGGCTTTGCTACCATATTCAAAAGCGGGAGAGATCATTTTTCCATGATCATACCTCAGGGACAATTAATGATTCCAAACGGTGAGGGTGGCTTTAAAGACGCCTATCAGGATCTGCCCGGAATAGCGGTTATTTTGGGTGCCATGTGGCTTACCAATATCGGTTATTGGGGATTCAATCAATATATTATCCAAAAAGGTCTTGCCGCCAAAAGTATCAACGAAGCAAAGAAAGGACTAATTTTCGCTGGATATCTCAAAATACTTATTCCCCTGTTGGTTGTAATACCAGGAATTGCTGCCTATGTTTTGATCAATGATTTCAGCCCGGAAAAACTTTCCCTAATGCTCAATGTGCCCGTGGAGCAAATAGGAACGATTGATAAATCTGATGAAGCCTATCCTTGGTTACTCAAAAACTTTGTTCCTGCTGGATTCAGGGGCTTGGCATTCGCCGCACTTGCTGCTGCAATTGTTTCTTCTTTAGCTTCCATGATAAACAGCACTTCTACGATTTTTACGATGGACATCTACAGAACCTACTTCAACCCTAATGCCAACAACAAACAACTGGTAAACACCGGAAGAATAGTAGCAATTGTAGCTTTATTAATAGCCATGTTCATTGCACCTAAATTGAGCACTTTGGATCAGGTTTTTCAATATATACAGGAATATACAGGGTATATTTATCCCGGGGTAGTTGCTGTTTTTTGTATGGGATTATTCTGGAGACAGATTACAGCTAATGCGGCCCTATGGACAGCAATCGCTACAATACCTGCGGGTATTGTGTTTAAAGTTCTTTATCCCGAAATGCCTTTCATACTTAGAATGGGTTACGTTTTTATCGTACTTTGTTTCTTGGCTTCTTTGATAAGTTTTTCAGAGAAAAAAACAGGAATCAATCCAAATTTTGGGAAAAATCAGGGTATATTGATTGTTGGCTATGTTTTTATGATTTTTGGGCTGATCCTTGCAGCTTTGGGCTTTATTTTGTTCGAGCCTTATCAGTACTTAGGAATAGAATCCATTTTCATGCTCGCCACACTATTTATCATGCTTGGAATTATACTCTTTACCAACACAAGAATGAAATCATCTGATGAAAAAGCCTTTGAGATCAATCCTGAACTCTTCAATACGGCCACGCCTTTCAATTTGGGAGCTGCCGGGATTGTTTTGATTGTAGGAATGCTCTATTATTTTTTCTGGATGTAA
- a CDS encoding DUF5695 domain-containing protein, producing MKFRSDFFLKSAHRSAFLSLSLLLIVVFQSRSQNIWSRIENRNQTLNVANQTEFNVGGLRLKILDESQTVAELRPNADLAFDFVPSELLEIRSRDSLYHLGDVNIMLRNKNEKDWIKFSTAKERRSVNPLVQSREYLSGSILNPTLGDDLPVEIRRFWEDKDGLLSMRFEIVNKSQSDVEIGYLGFPMVFDNILHRKNLEEAHLQKVFYDPYIGQDAGYLQVVRLSGKGPVLLVLPDENAGFEAYNPLLDDLTPRSITFEGFHDWVVHSKALAETEWENVTPWNSPTSIHLEPGAKRSVSFKFVLAEDVKGIEKTLISHHRPVAVGIPGYVIPMDVEGKLFLNSPSAIKEMFVEPENGIEINKVGKSKSGKWTEFQVNGKSWGRSRLTIEYENGEKQTIHYNVIKAETDVIADFGRFLTHEQWYENDQDLFGRHQSVISYDIEENAQVLEDNRAWIPGLSDEAGAGSWLAAMMKQVVNPEKGEMEKLSVFYHETLWGGIQYSEGPKKYGVRKSMFYYEPEKFPEGTYSKDVNYSTWAAWDQEQAESTVRSYNYPHVAAAHWVMYRLSRYHKNLVDQKPWDWYLENAYHTAVAMVEQAPHYAQYGQMEGTIFLMILKDLQREGMNKMAGDLEELMKKRTDVWAALSYPFGSEMPWDSTGQEEVYMWSDYFGFHEKSEVTLNAILAYMPTVPHWGYNGSARRYWDFVYGGKLRRIERQLHHYGSALNSIPVLSAYHKNPEDLYLLRVGYGGVLGGISNITQKGFGPAAFHSFPNTLKIDGYSGDYGSGFFGYAVNSRSYLVLDDELGWVGFGGNVKVEKDWVKFEIKNASRSAVWIGPEKMLLELDAGTFERVHYNTKTKEIELIFSPKSSFVDKVYLRQNDKIGNIYKPDTQFPIQNGAYVVELKNENLTIRLKK from the coding sequence ATGAAATTCAGATCAGACTTCTTTCTAAAGTCCGCACATAGGTCAGCTTTTCTTTCACTTTCTTTGTTATTGATTGTTGTTTTTCAATCAAGAAGCCAAAATATATGGTCAAGGATTGAAAACAGAAACCAGACTTTGAATGTGGCAAATCAAACTGAGTTCAATGTAGGGGGCTTGAGATTGAAAATCCTGGATGAATCTCAGACTGTAGCGGAATTGAGACCAAATGCCGATTTAGCTTTTGATTTTGTCCCCTCCGAATTGCTGGAAATCAGAAGTAGAGATAGTCTATATCATTTGGGTGATGTAAATATCATGCTTAGAAACAAAAATGAAAAGGATTGGATAAAATTTTCTACCGCCAAAGAACGCAGATCAGTCAATCCTTTGGTGCAATCAAGAGAATATCTTTCAGGTTCCATATTAAATCCTACTCTAGGAGATGATCTGCCTGTTGAAATCAGGAGGTTTTGGGAGGACAAGGATGGACTGCTTTCTATGAGATTTGAAATTGTCAATAAAAGCCAATCTGATGTGGAAATTGGTTATTTGGGTTTTCCCATGGTGTTTGATAATATTCTTCACCGCAAAAATCTAGAAGAAGCTCACCTTCAAAAAGTTTTTTATGATCCATACATTGGCCAAGATGCAGGATATCTTCAGGTCGTAAGATTGAGCGGAAAAGGACCTGTTTTATTGGTATTGCCTGATGAAAATGCCGGATTTGAAGCTTATAATCCCCTTTTGGATGATCTTACTCCAAGAAGTATCACGTTTGAAGGTTTTCATGATTGGGTAGTGCATAGCAAGGCACTTGCTGAAACAGAATGGGAAAATGTAACACCATGGAATAGCCCGACATCTATTCATCTTGAACCTGGGGCAAAAAGGTCGGTATCTTTTAAATTTGTACTGGCAGAAGATGTGAAGGGAATTGAAAAAACTTTGATCTCGCATCATAGGCCCGTTGCTGTTGGTATACCAGGGTATGTAATTCCAATGGATGTTGAAGGAAAGTTATTTTTAAATTCTCCAAGTGCTATCAAAGAAATGTTTGTTGAGCCTGAGAATGGTATTGAAATTAATAAGGTAGGGAAAAGTAAATCAGGGAAATGGACAGAATTTCAGGTAAATGGGAAATCTTGGGGTAGAAGTAGGCTAACCATAGAATACGAAAATGGCGAAAAACAAACCATTCATTATAATGTCATCAAAGCTGAAACAGATGTAATTGCTGATTTTGGTAGGTTTTTGACCCATGAACAATGGTATGAAAATGATCAAGATTTATTTGGAAGGCATCAATCAGTAATTTCATATGATATTGAGGAAAATGCCCAAGTTCTGGAAGACAACAGGGCATGGATTCCTGGCCTAAGTGATGAAGCAGGAGCAGGTTCTTGGCTTGCGGCAATGATGAAACAGGTGGTAAATCCTGAAAAAGGCGAAATGGAAAAACTTTCCGTTTTTTATCATGAGACACTTTGGGGAGGAATACAATATAGCGAAGGGCCCAAAAAATATGGTGTAAGAAAAAGCATGTTCTATTATGAACCTGAAAAATTTCCTGAGGGTACTTATAGTAAAGATGTCAATTACAGTACTTGGGCTGCATGGGACCAAGAACAAGCCGAATCAACAGTTAGATCTTACAATTACCCACACGTGGCAGCAGCCCATTGGGTAATGTACAGGTTGTCCAGGTATCACAAAAACCTTGTTGATCAAAAACCTTGGGATTGGTATTTAGAAAATGCATATCACACAGCTGTAGCAATGGTGGAACAGGCTCCCCATTATGCCCAATATGGTCAAATGGAAGGCACCATTTTTTTAATGATTTTAAAAGATCTTCAAAGGGAGGGTATGAATAAAATGGCAGGCGACTTAGAAGAATTGATGAAAAAGAGAACTGATGTTTGGGCTGCATTATCCTATCCCTTCGGCAGTGAGATGCCCTGGGATTCTACAGGTCAGGAAGAAGTGTATATGTGGTCAGATTATTTTGGGTTCCATGAAAAATCCGAAGTTACCTTGAATGCGATCTTGGCATATATGCCAACTGTTCCACATTGGGGTTACAATGGCAGTGCAAGAAGATACTGGGATTTTGTATATGGAGGGAAGTTAAGAAGAATCGAAAGGCAATTGCATCATTATGGATCGGCTTTGAATTCCATTCCTGTTTTGAGTGCTTATCACAAAAATCCAGAAGATCTTTATTTATTGAGAGTGGGTTATGGAGGTGTTTTGGGAGGTATTTCAAATATCACCCAAAAAGGTTTTGGACCAGCTGCATTCCATTCATTTCCCAATACCTTAAAAATTGATGGCTATTCAGGAGATTATGGTTCAGGTTTTTTTGGTTACGCGGTAAACTCAAGAAGTTATCTTGTTTTGGATGATGAATTAGGATGGGTAGGATTTGGAGGAAATGTGAAAGTGGAAAAGGACTGGGTCAAATTTGAAATCAAGAATGCTTCTAGGTCAGCTGTTTGGATAGGCCCTGAAAAAATGCTGTTAGAACTGGACGCCGGGACTTTTGAGCGTGTGCATTACAATACCAAAACCAAAGAAATTGAATTGATTTTTTCACCAAAGTCTTCTTTTGTTGATAAGGTATACCTAAGACAAAATGACAAGATCGGAAATATTTATAAACCTGATACCCAATTTCCGATTCAAAACGGTGCTTATGTTGTTGAATTAAAAAACGAAAATTTAACAATAAGGCTTAAAAAGTGA
- a CDS encoding NUDIX hydrolase, with protein sequence MKYSNQSRVLVAVDSIIFGFDGSDYKILLIQRGFAPEKEKWSLMGGFVQINESVDEAADRILKQLTGLEDVYLEQLHVFGKPDRDPIERVVAVAYVALIDIQKYQQQINDDFHARWFLIKDLPKLIFDHEDMVKTALERLRYKAAFHPILFELLPEKFTLPQLQAMYEGLYDTKIDKRNFSRKILSTSLLKKEKDKDKSSSKKGAFFYSLDEEYYKENFQSILNFIPKNEIHMLSE encoded by the coding sequence ATGAAATACTCCAATCAGTCTAGGGTTTTGGTCGCCGTAGACAGCATTATTTTTGGCTTTGATGGTTCAGATTACAAAATATTATTGATTCAAAGAGGTTTTGCCCCTGAAAAAGAAAAGTGGAGCCTTATGGGTGGATTTGTGCAGATTAATGAATCTGTAGATGAAGCTGCAGATCGCATTCTGAAACAACTGACTGGTTTAGAGGATGTTTATTTGGAACAGTTACATGTTTTTGGGAAACCTGATAGAGATCCTATAGAGAGGGTTGTTGCCGTGGCTTATGTTGCTTTGATTGATATTCAAAAATATCAGCAACAAATCAACGATGATTTTCACGCCAGATGGTTTTTGATAAAGGATTTGCCCAAACTCATTTTTGACCATGAAGACATGGTCAAAACAGCTTTGGAAAGATTGCGCTACAAAGCAGCTTTTCATCCCATCCTTTTTGAACTCCTTCCTGAGAAATTCACTCTTCCGCAACTTCAGGCAATGTATGAAGGCCTATATGACACTAAAATAGACAAACGAAACTTCAGCAGAAAAATATTATCTACCAGTTTGCTGAAAAAAGAAAAAGACAAAGACAAATCAAGTAGTAAAAAAGGAGCTTTTTTCTATAGCCTTGATGAAGAATATTACAAAGAAAATTTCCAAAGTATATTGAATTTTATCCCTAAAAATGAAATCCATATGCTCAGTGAGTAA
- a CDS encoding RagB/SusD family nutrient uptake outer membrane protein — translation MILAKIYLNAEVYIGQAKYQEALAQVDDIINSGLYQLEPNYHNNFITQNQGSREQIFSVIFDTTRAGWFHYHWKTLHPASSATYNLGSAPWGGSGAIPQFVDTYEEGDDRFNIWIRGPQFSSSGQPIFNSMDPSIRDVQLNYQNFMGSIDGTREYEGYRVGKYEIAIGTVGPLSNDVPLFRYADALMIKAECLLRTGNAAQAAQIVTEVRTRAFDNPQDAVVTADELTSGSRYQYGNYQSGVITDLEGGADIPFGRFLDELGYEFAAEFHRRQDLIRFGVYTRKSWFSHRPNGDHRTIFPIPQSAIEANPNLTQNPGYN, via the coding sequence ATGATATTGGCAAAGATTTATCTCAATGCAGAGGTTTACATAGGTCAAGCTAAATACCAAGAAGCGCTTGCACAGGTAGATGATATAATCAATTCTGGTTTGTACCAATTGGAACCCAATTATCATAATAATTTTATCACTCAGAATCAGGGCTCTAGAGAACAGATATTTTCGGTTATTTTCGATACAACAAGGGCCGGATGGTTTCACTATCACTGGAAAACATTGCATCCGGCCAGTTCTGCAACATATAACCTTGGTTCAGCACCATGGGGAGGTAGTGGTGCTATCCCGCAATTTGTTGATACTTATGAAGAAGGGGATGACAGATTCAATATTTGGATTAGAGGCCCTCAATTCTCTTCATCAGGTCAGCCAATTTTCAATTCTATGGATCCTTCTATCCGTGATGTACAATTGAACTATCAAAATTTCATGGGTAGTATTGATGGTACAAGAGAATATGAAGGATATAGAGTTGGGAAATATGAAATTGCCATAGGTACAGTGGGCCCCTTGAGTAATGATGTCCCATTGTTCAGATATGCAGATGCATTGATGATCAAAGCAGAATGTCTTTTGAGAACCGGGAATGCAGCCCAAGCTGCACAGATCGTGACTGAAGTAAGAACCAGGGCATTTGATAATCCTCAAGATGCTGTTGTAACAGCTGATGAACTCACTTCAGGAAGTAGATATCAATATGGGAATTACCAAAGTGGCGTGATCACAGATTTAGAGGGTGGAGCAGATATTCCATTTGGTAGATTCCTTGATGAACTTGGATATGAATTTGCAGCAGAATTTCACAGAAGACAGGATTTGATTAGATTTGGAGTGTACACAAGAAAATCCTGGTTTAGCCATAGACCTAATGGTGACCATAGGACAATATTCCCAATTCCCCAATCAGCTATCGAAGCCAATCCAAACTTAACTCAAAACCCGGGCTATAATTAA
- the araA gene encoding L-arabinose isomerase — protein sequence MNSLKQNEVWFVTGSQHLYGEETLRKVAEHSLIISNELNNSNQISVSIIFKPIVKTTEEIYAVCLEANQSEACVGVITWMHTFSPAKMWISGLKILTKPLLHLHTQFNRNIPWDSIDMDFMNLNQSAHGDREFGFMVSRMKINRKVVVGYWEDEKVKSQIDTWSRAASAWKDWQGAKFARFGDNMRNVAVTEGDKVEAEMKFGFAVNTHPVGDLVKVINSISEKEIDHLVSEYENTYTLSTNLLKDGDRRNSLLDAAKIELGMRKFLQEGGFKGFTNTFEDLHGMKQLPGIGTQRLMADGYGYAGEGDWKTAALVRAMKVMGTGLEGGSAFMEDYTYHFEPNNNMVLGAHMLEVDPVLANEKPTCEVHPLGIGGKEDPVRLVFNGKAGPSLNASLVDMGNRFRLVVNTVEAIVPQFNLPKLPVARVMWKPSPDMNTACAAWIYAGGAHHTCFSQNLTTEHLTDFASIAGIEKIIIDKNTELGQFQNELKWSEIYYKVFEK from the coding sequence ATGAATAGCTTGAAACAAAATGAAGTATGGTTTGTCACAGGGAGCCAACATCTCTATGGAGAGGAGACACTTAGAAAAGTAGCTGAACATTCACTCATTATTTCAAATGAATTAAATAATTCAAACCAAATCAGCGTCAGTATAATTTTCAAGCCCATTGTCAAAACTACGGAAGAAATTTATGCTGTTTGCCTTGAAGCAAATCAATCTGAAGCCTGTGTTGGTGTGATTACATGGATGCACACTTTTTCACCTGCCAAGATGTGGATTTCAGGTTTGAAAATTTTGACCAAGCCCCTACTCCATTTGCATACCCAGTTCAACAGGAATATTCCTTGGGATTCGATAGATATGGATTTTATGAATCTCAACCAAAGTGCGCATGGAGATAGGGAATTCGGCTTTATGGTTTCAAGGATGAAAATCAACCGTAAAGTGGTAGTTGGATATTGGGAAGATGAAAAAGTGAAATCTCAAATTGATACCTGGTCTCGGGCAGCTTCTGCATGGAAGGATTGGCAAGGTGCAAAATTTGCCAGGTTTGGCGATAACATGCGGAATGTGGCTGTTACAGAAGGCGATAAAGTAGAGGCAGAAATGAAATTTGGTTTTGCTGTAAACACACATCCTGTAGGAGACTTGGTAAAAGTGATCAATTCCATTTCGGAAAAAGAAATAGATCATTTAGTTTCAGAATATGAAAATACCTATACGCTTTCAACAAATCTCCTAAAAGATGGGGATAGAAGAAACTCCCTCTTAGATGCCGCCAAAATTGAGTTGGGAATGCGTAAATTTCTGCAGGAAGGAGGATTCAAAGGATTCACAAATACTTTTGAGGACCTACATGGTATGAAACAATTACCGGGAATAGGTACCCAAAGACTAATGGCTGATGGCTATGGCTATGCCGGTGAAGGTGATTGGAAAACTGCAGCATTGGTTAGGGCAATGAAAGTGATGGGGACCGGACTTGAGGGCGGTAGCGCATTTATGGAAGATTATACCTATCATTTTGAGCCAAATAATAATATGGTTTTAGGAGCACATATGCTGGAGGTAGATCCTGTCTTGGCTAATGAAAAGCCAACATGTGAGGTACATCCTTTAGGCATTGGAGGTAAAGAAGACCCGGTCAGATTGGTTTTCAATGGCAAAGCCGGACCCTCACTCAACGCTTCTTTAGTTGACATGGGCAATAGATTCAGGTTGGTGGTGAATACAGTGGAAGCCATAGTGCCTCAATTTAATCTCCCAAAACTACCTGTTGCCAGGGTAATGTGGAAACCCTCGCCTGATATGAATACTGCTTGCGCTGCCTGGATTTATGCAGGCGGAGCTCACCATACCTGTTTCAGCCAGAATTTGACAACCGAGCATTTAACTGATTTTGCTTCCATTGCAGGAATTGAAAAAATAATCATAGATAAAAATACCGAATTGGGACAGTTTCAGAATGAATTGAAATGGAGTGAAATCTATTACAAGGTCTTTGAAAAATAA